A part of Falco cherrug isolate bFalChe1 chromosome 16, bFalChe1.pri, whole genome shotgun sequence genomic DNA contains:
- the TNNI1 gene encoding troponin I, slow skeletal muscle — MLAKAKEEWDQEIVDKQSEKERYLSERITPLHTSGLSLSQLQDLCRELHEKVEIVDEERYDIEAKCNHNTREIKDLKIKVLDLRGKFKRPPLRRVRVSADAMLRALLGSKHKVSMDLRANLKSVKKEDTEKERPVEVGDWRKNVEAMSGMEGRKKMFDAAKSPTGQ; from the exons ATGCTGGCAAAAGCAAAGGAGGAGTGGGACCAGGAGATCGTGGACAAGCAGTCAGAGAAGGAAAGATACCTGTCTGAGCGGATCACACCGCTGCACACCAGTGGGCTTTCCTTGAGCCAGCTCCAG GACCTGTGCAGGGAGCTGCATGAGAAGGTTGAAATCGTGGATGAGGAGAGATACGACATTGAAGCGAAATGCAACCATAACACTCGGGAG ATTAAAGATCTGAAAATCAAAGTGCTTGATCTCCGGGGAAAGTTCAAGCGACCCCCGCTGCGGCGAGTCCGCGTCTCTGCCGATGCCATGCtgagggctctgctgggctccaaGCACAAGGTGTCCATGGATCTGAGAGCCAACCTGAAGTCTGTCAAGAaggaggacacagagaag GAGCGCCCTGTGGAAGTTGGTGACTGGCGCAAGAATGTGGAGGCCATGTCTGGGATGGAGGGGCGAAAGAAGATGTTTGATGCTGCCAAGTCCCCCACGGGCCAGTGA